AGATCCACCGCATCGGCGGCCAGCAGGTCGCGCATCTCCAGGTCGGTCAGACCCCACGCGGCCTGCAGCCGCGCCCGGCGGACCCAGGGAAGTTCGGGCAGGGTCGCCCGGATCTCCTCCACCCACGCCGGATCAGGGGCGATCGGCACCAGGTCGGGTTCCGGGAAGTACCGGTAGTCCTCGGCAGTCTCCTTCGAGCGGCCGGGGCTGGTGGTCCCGGTCGACTCGTCGAAGTGCCGCGTCTCCTGCGTGATGTGCAGGCCGGCGGCCAGACGCGCGCCCTGCCGGGTGATCTCGTAGCGGACGGCCCGCTCGACCGACCGCAGCGAGTTCACGTTCTTGGTCTCGGTCCTGGTACCCATCACCGGGTTGCCGGCCGGCGTCAGCGACAGGTTCGCGTCACACCGCAACGACCCCTGGTCCATCCGGACGTCGGAGACGTGGAGGGAGAGCAGCAGGTCCCGCAACGCGGCGACGTAGGCCCGGGCCACCGCCGGCGCCTTCTCCTTGGTCCCGAAGATCGGCTTGGTGACGATCTCGACCAGGGGGACGCCCGCCCGGTTGTAGTCCAGCAGGGAGTACTCGGCACCGTGGATGCGACCGGTGGATCCGCCGACGTGCAGCGACTTGCCGGTGTCCTCCTCCATGTGGGCCCGCTCGATCTCCACCCGGACGGTCTCGCCGTCGACATCGACGTCGAGATATCCGTTGAACGCGATGGGCTCGTCATACTGGCTGATCTGATAGTTCTTCGGCATGTCGGGGTAGAAGTAGTTCTTCCGCGACATCCGGCACCAGGGCGCGATCTGACAGTTGAGGGCCAGACCGATCTTGATGGCGTACTCGACGGCCGCCTCGTTGAGGGTCGGCATCGCCCCCGGCAGGGCCAGGCAGACCGGGCACACCTGCGTGTTCGGCTCGGCGCCGAACTCCGTCGAGCACCCGCAGAACATCTTGGTGACGGTGCCGAGTTCCACGTGCACCTCGAGTCCCATGACGGGGTCGAACCGCTCGATCGCCTCGTCGTAGTCCATCAGGCCGGTGACCACCTCGGGCGCCGGGGCGGGGGCGTTCATACGGAAACCTCCAGTTCGGGCGCGGAATCGGCAACGGTCCGGCCGTTGGCCGC
This window of the Nakamurella panacisegetis genome carries:
- the gatB gene encoding Asp-tRNA(Asn)/Glu-tRNA(Gln) amidotransferase subunit GatB is translated as MDYDEAIERFDPVMGLEVHVELGTVTKMFCGCSTEFGAEPNTQVCPVCLALPGAMPTLNEAAVEYAIKIGLALNCQIAPWCRMSRKNYFYPDMPKNYQISQYDEPIAFNGYLDVDVDGETVRVEIERAHMEEDTGKSLHVGGSTGRIHGAEYSLLDYNRAGVPLVEIVTKPIFGTKEKAPAVARAYVAALRDLLLSLHVSDVRMDQGSLRCDANLSLTPAGNPVMGTRTETKNVNSLRSVERAVRYEITRQGARLAAGLHITQETRHFDESTGTTSPGRSKETAEDYRYFPEPDLVPIAPDPAWVEEIRATLPELPWVRRARLQAAWGLTDLEMRDLLAADAVDLVEATVLAGAAPADARSWWSAYLGQRANALGVSLRVLAITPGQLARVIALVAEGTLNAKIARQVIDGVLAGEGEPDVVIAARGLAVVSDDSALQIAIDEALAAQPAVAERIRSGNIKAVGAIVGAVMKATQGQADAGKVNRLVLVTLGVEG